A portion of the Bacillus thuringiensis genome contains these proteins:
- a CDS encoding post-transcriptional regulator, with protein sequence MLDREALVESYRGQLQVVLESKVEEFQMFGYDRVTDDDIWKFLKVKKWKKLDSDVRLYELVNDVLTVSTNEYMTYLTVEAYQAPLWSFDEYENK encoded by the coding sequence ATGTTAGATAGAGAGGCTTTGGTAGAATCATACCGCGGACAGTTACAAGTCGTTTTAGAAAGTAAAGTAGAAGAGTTTCAAATGTTCGGTTACGACCGAGTGACAGATGATGACATTTGGAAGTTTCTTAAAGTGAAAAAGTGGAAGAAGTTAGACAGCGATGTTAGATTGTATGAATTAGTTAATGACGTATTAACAGTAAGTACTAATGAATATATGACATATTTAACTGTTGAAGCTTATCAAGCACCGCTTTGGTCATTTGATGAGTACGAAAATAAATAA
- the spoVB gene encoding stage V sporulation protein B: MTRQSFLKGAFILMIAGFITKILGFINRIVMARILGEEGVGLYMMAVPTFILAITLTQIGLPVAIAKFVAEAEAVNDKQRVKKILTVSLAVTSVISIILTIGIMFLTPILAKTLLTDERTYYPLMAILPVVPVIAVSSVLRGYFQGKQNMKPSAYAQVLEQVVRITIIAICIQLFLPYGIEYAAAGAMLSAVLGEVASLLFLLTLFQREKHLSIRSGFFTTVKESKGTFYSLMDIALPTTGSRLIGSVSYFFEPIVVMQSLAIAGVAASVATQQYGILNGYAFPLLSLPAFITYALSTALVPSISEAMAKRQHKLVEHRLQQALRISLITGGWSVVILYVFASPVLTLMYGSDSATAFIQLLAPCFLFHYFQSPLTSVLQALNLARAAMMNTFIGAIVKLIVIFVLASRPEFQMMGVALAIAANIVTVTFLHYATVLKKITFTIYAKDYIFGGLAIGIAGAFGFYLHKYIIFSHSLGIQTLWEITLTTIVYIVLLFTFKLIRKEELSRLPIIRKLSFLK, encoded by the coding sequence ATGACGAGACAAAGCTTTTTAAAAGGCGCATTTATTTTAATGATAGCCGGCTTTATTACAAAAATACTCGGCTTTATCAACCGCATAGTAATGGCACGTATTTTAGGAGAAGAAGGCGTTGGTCTTTATATGATGGCCGTTCCTACATTCATTTTAGCAATTACATTGACACAAATTGGTCTTCCTGTCGCAATCGCAAAATTTGTAGCAGAAGCGGAAGCTGTGAACGATAAACAAAGAGTTAAAAAAATATTAACCGTATCACTAGCTGTTACATCCGTTATTAGTATCATTTTAACAATCGGAATTATGTTCCTCACACCTATTTTAGCAAAAACATTATTAACCGACGAAAGAACGTACTATCCATTAATGGCCATTTTGCCCGTCGTTCCCGTTATTGCTGTTTCTTCTGTTTTGCGTGGTTACTTTCAAGGGAAACAAAACATGAAACCTAGCGCTTATGCGCAAGTTCTAGAACAAGTCGTCCGCATTACCATTATCGCTATATGCATTCAATTATTTTTACCTTACGGCATAGAATACGCTGCCGCCGGCGCTATGTTATCAGCTGTTCTCGGTGAAGTTGCATCCTTATTATTTTTACTCACGTTATTTCAGCGAGAAAAACATTTATCAATACGCTCTGGATTTTTCACTACTGTAAAGGAAAGCAAAGGGACATTTTATTCTCTGATGGATATTGCCCTTCCAACTACAGGAAGTCGTTTAATCGGCTCCGTTTCATATTTTTTTGAACCTATTGTCGTTATGCAAAGCTTAGCAATCGCTGGTGTCGCTGCTTCTGTTGCAACCCAGCAATACGGTATATTAAACGGTTATGCATTCCCGCTTCTATCACTACCCGCCTTTATTACATACGCTCTTTCTACAGCGCTCGTCCCTTCTATTAGTGAAGCAATGGCAAAAAGACAACATAAATTAGTGGAGCACCGTTTACAACAAGCACTTCGAATTTCATTAATTACCGGCGGATGGTCTGTCGTTATATTATACGTATTCGCTTCTCCTGTTTTAACTCTTATGTACGGATCAGACAGCGCAACAGCATTCATTCAACTTCTTGCGCCTTGCTTTTTATTTCATTATTTCCAAAGTCCACTTACCTCTGTTTTGCAAGCTTTAAACTTAGCAAGAGCTGCAATGATGAATACATTTATTGGCGCCATCGTGAAATTAATCGTTATTTTTGTACTAGCCTCAAGGCCAGAATTTCAAATGATGGGAGTTGCACTTGCTATCGCTGCAAATATTGTAACAGTAACATTTCTTCACTACGCTACTGTTTTAAAAAAGATTACATTTACCATTTACGCAAAAGACTATATTTTCGGCGGACTTGCCATCGGTATCGCAGGCGCCTTCGGTTTTTATCTTCATAAATATATTATTTTCTCTCATTCCCTTGGCATACAAACATTATGGGAAATCACTTTAACAACAATTGTTTATATCGTACTTCTCTTCACTTTCAAACTCATTCGAAAAGAAGAGTTAAGTCGTCTCCCTATCATTCGTAAACTTTCATTTTTGAAATAA
- a CDS encoding DUF421 domain-containing protein, with product MEWISIIGRTMLLYIIILIIFRLMGKREIGELSVLDLVVFIMLGEMAVVAIENTDKSLWHQLVPMTFLMCIQIILSVISLKYQRFRHLIEGEPAILVNAGKIDEKKMRKQRYNIDDLMMQLREQGVGDIRDVEYAILEPSGKLSVFQKQKNKQDALQFTLPLIIDGEIQSSHLQMIEHTDEWLIEKLKNLGYNDVKQILYCSFQNGQFFVDVKEN from the coding sequence ATGGAATGGATATCAATAATTGGACGAACAATGCTTTTGTATATCATCATCTTAATTATTTTTCGTCTTATGGGTAAACGTGAGATAGGAGAGCTAAGTGTATTAGATTTAGTCGTATTTATTATGCTTGGAGAAATGGCCGTAGTAGCAATTGAAAATACAGATAAATCACTTTGGCATCAATTAGTTCCGATGACTTTTCTTATGTGCATCCAAATTATTTTGTCAGTCATTTCCCTAAAGTATCAACGCTTTCGGCATTTAATAGAAGGTGAGCCGGCTATTCTTGTAAACGCGGGAAAGATTGATGAAAAGAAGATGAGAAAGCAACGTTATAATATAGATGATTTAATGATGCAATTAAGGGAACAAGGAGTTGGGGATATTCGGGATGTAGAATATGCTATTTTGGAACCGTCTGGGAAGTTATCTGTCTTTCAAAAACAAAAAAATAAACAAGATGCATTGCAGTTTACTCTTCCTCTTATTATTGATGGAGAAATTCAATCTAGTCATTTACAAATGATTGAACATACAGATGAATGGCTTATTGAGAAATTAAAAAACTTAGGTTATAACGATGTAAAACAAATTTTATACTGTAGTTTTCAAAACGGACAATTTTTTGTTGATGTAAAAGAAAATTAG
- a CDS encoding TIGR04086 family membrane protein — translation MDGTKKLSTAIGFGIITLLILASLTSMIMALLLKFTNINEGTLAVTIFILALLSMLMSGFIAGKKAQGKGWLVGLTTGLTFTILVFLVNYLGFSQTLSNSQLLYQLALMGASTLGGIFGVNMSKQSN, via the coding sequence ATGGATGGAACGAAAAAATTATCCACTGCAATCGGCTTCGGTATTATTACACTATTAATTCTCGCATCTCTTACTAGCATGATTATGGCTCTTTTATTAAAGTTTACGAATATAAACGAAGGGACATTAGCCGTTACTATTTTTATACTCGCTCTTTTATCTATGCTTATGTCTGGTTTTATCGCTGGCAAAAAAGCGCAGGGGAAAGGGTGGCTAGTAGGTCTCACAACAGGTCTCACATTCACTATACTCGTTTTTCTAGTTAACTATTTAGGCTTTTCTCAAACTTTATCGAACTCACAATTACTTTATCAATTAGCATTAATGGGAGCGAGTACACTCGGTGGTATTTTCGGTGTAAATATGTCAAAGCAAAGTAACTAA
- the yajC gene encoding preprotein translocase subunit YajC yields MNAGMMNIVMIVAMFAIFYFLLIRPQQKRQKAVAQMQNELAKGDAIITIGGLHGTIESVDETKIVIKSGGSHLTFDRNAIREVVKN; encoded by the coding sequence ATGAATGCAGGTATGATGAATATCGTTATGATTGTTGCGATGTTTGCGATTTTCTATTTCTTATTAATTCGCCCGCAACAAAAGCGTCAAAAAGCAGTTGCTCAAATGCAAAACGAATTAGCAAAAGGTGATGCTATCATAACAATTGGTGGTTTACACGGTACAATCGAATCAGTAGATGAGACGAAAATTGTTATTAAATCTGGTGGTTCACACTTAACTTTCGATCGCAATGCGATTCGTGAAGTTGTGAAAAACTAA
- the tgt gene encoding tRNA guanosine(34) transglycosylase Tgt produces the protein MTAIRYEFIKTCKQTGARLGRVHTPHGSFDTPTFMPVGTLATVKTMSPEELKAMDSGIILSNTYHLWLRPGHEIIREAGGLHKFMNWDRAILTDSGGFQVFSLSDFRRIEEEGVHFRNHLNGDKLFLSPEKAMEIQNALGSDIMMAFDECPPFPATFEYMKKSVERTSRWAERCLKAHERPQDQGLFGIVQGGEYEELRRQSAKDLVSMDFPGYAVGGLSVGEPKDIMNRVLEFTTPLLPDNKPRYLMGVGSPDSLIDGAIRGIDMFDCVLPTRIARNGTCMTSEGRLVVKNAKFARDFGPLDPNCDCYTCKNYSRAYIRHLMKCDETFGIRLTSYHNLHFLLNLMEQVRQAIREDRLGDFREEFFEQYGFNKPNAKNF, from the coding sequence ATGACAGCAATTCGTTATGAATTTATTAAGACATGTAAACAAACGGGTGCCCGTTTAGGTCGTGTGCATACACCGCACGGTTCATTTGATACACCAACATTTATGCCAGTTGGTACACTTGCGACAGTTAAGACAATGTCACCAGAGGAATTAAAAGCAATGGATTCTGGCATTATTTTAAGTAATACGTATCATTTATGGCTACGTCCAGGCCATGAAATTATTCGTGAAGCAGGCGGCTTGCATAAATTTATGAACTGGGATCGTGCAATCTTAACAGACTCTGGTGGTTTCCAAGTATTCAGTTTAAGTGACTTCCGTCGTATTGAAGAAGAAGGCGTTCACTTCCGTAATCACTTAAATGGAGATAAATTATTCTTATCACCAGAAAAAGCGATGGAAATCCAAAATGCATTAGGTTCAGATATTATGATGGCATTTGATGAGTGTCCACCATTCCCGGCTACTTTTGAATATATGAAGAAATCTGTAGAGCGTACAAGCCGCTGGGCAGAACGTTGCTTAAAAGCGCATGAACGTCCGCAAGATCAAGGTTTATTCGGTATTGTACAGGGCGGGGAGTACGAAGAGCTTCGTCGTCAAAGTGCTAAAGACCTTGTTTCAATGGACTTCCCTGGTTACGCTGTAGGTGGTTTATCTGTTGGTGAACCGAAAGATATTATGAACCGTGTGCTTGAGTTTACAACACCACTTCTTCCAGATAATAAGCCTCGTTACTTAATGGGTGTAGGTTCTCCTGACTCGTTAATCGATGGCGCAATTCGTGGTATTGATATGTTTGACTGCGTACTTCCAACTCGTATCGCTCGAAATGGTACATGTATGACAAGTGAAGGTCGCCTCGTTGTGAAAAATGCGAAATTCGCAAGAGACTTCGGTCCGCTTGATCCAAACTGTGATTGCTACACATGTAAAAATTACTCTCGTGCGTACATCCGTCACTTAATGAAATGTGATGAAACGTTCGGAATTCGTTTAACGTCTTATCACAACCTTCATTTTCTGTTAAACTTAATGGAGCAGGTGAGACAAGCTATTCGTGAAGACCGTCTTGGCGATTTCCGCGAAGAGTTCTTTGAACAGTATGGCTTTAATAAACCGAATGCTAAAAACTTCTAA
- the queA gene encoding tRNA preQ1(34) S-adenosylmethionine ribosyltransferase-isomerase QueA produces the protein MDINLFDFHLPEELIAQVPLEDRETSRLMVLDRETGDIEHKHFTDILSYLHEGDCLVLNETKVMPARLHGVKEDTGAHIEVLLLKQEEGDKWETLVKPAKRVKEGTVISFGEGKLKATCTGTADQGGRQLEFSYDGIFYEILDELGEMPLPPYIKETLEDRDRYQTVYAKEIGSAAAPTAGLHFTEELLEKLKQKGVQLAFITLHVGLGTFRPVSADTIEEHHMHAEYYHMSEETAALLNRVKENGGRIITVGTTSTRTLETIATDHDGKLCAASGWTDIFMYPGYEFKAIDGLITNFHLPKSTLIMLVSAFANRDNVLHAYNEAVKEKYRFFSFGDAMFVASHAKMRNK, from the coding sequence ATGGATATAAATCTGTTTGATTTTCATTTACCAGAAGAACTTATTGCGCAAGTCCCGTTAGAAGATCGTGAAACATCAAGATTAATGGTGTTAGACCGTGAAACAGGTGATATTGAGCATAAACATTTTACGGACATTCTTTCTTACTTACATGAGGGGGATTGCTTAGTTTTAAATGAAACGAAAGTTATGCCTGCTCGTTTGCATGGTGTGAAAGAAGATACAGGCGCGCACATTGAAGTACTTCTTTTAAAACAAGAAGAAGGCGATAAGTGGGAAACGCTTGTAAAGCCAGCGAAACGTGTGAAAGAAGGAACTGTTATCTCTTTTGGCGAAGGGAAATTAAAAGCAACTTGCACAGGAACTGCAGATCAAGGTGGACGTCAGCTTGAATTTTCATATGACGGCATCTTCTATGAAATTTTAGATGAACTTGGGGAAATGCCACTTCCTCCATATATTAAAGAGACGCTAGAAGATCGCGATCGCTATCAAACAGTATATGCGAAAGAAATCGGTTCAGCGGCAGCGCCGACTGCGGGACTTCACTTTACAGAAGAGTTACTTGAGAAGTTAAAGCAAAAAGGCGTTCAGTTAGCATTCATTACCCTTCACGTAGGACTTGGAACATTTAGACCAGTTTCTGCAGACACGATTGAAGAACACCATATGCACGCAGAATATTACCATATGTCTGAAGAGACAGCTGCATTATTAAATCGTGTGAAAGAGAATGGTGGACGTATTATTACTGTAGGTACGACATCAACTCGTACGTTAGAAACAATTGCAACAGATCATGACGGTAAGCTTTGCGCCGCTTCTGGATGGACAGATATTTTCATGTATCCGGGATATGAATTTAAAGCAATTGATGGTTTAATTACAAACTTCCACTTGCCGAAATCAACATTAATTATGCTTGTAAGTGCATTTGCAAATAGAGATAATGTACTTCATGCTTATAATGAAGCAGTAAAAGAAAAATATCGTTTCTTTAGCTTCGGTGATGCAATGTTCGTTGCATCTCACGCTAAAATGAGAAACAAATAA
- a CDS encoding DUF2905 domain-containing protein codes for MTEMPKLLITAGILLIVVGLAWKFIGRLPGDIFVKKGNVTFYFPIITCIVLSIVLSFIMYIINRFK; via the coding sequence ATGACGGAGATGCCCAAATTACTTATTACAGCGGGAATCTTGCTCATCGTTGTTGGATTAGCTTGGAAGTTCATTGGAAGGCTTCCAGGCGATATTTTTGTGAAAAAAGGAAACGTTACCTTTTATTTTCCTATCATTACATGTATTGTGTTAAGTATTGTATTATCTTTTATTATGTATATAATAAATCGATTTAAATAA
- the ruvB gene encoding Holliday junction branch migration DNA helicase RuvB — protein sequence MDERLLSGESAYEDSDLEYSLRPQTLRQYIGQDKAKHNLEVFIEAAKMREETLDHVLLYGPPGLGKTTLANIIANEMGVNVRTTSGPAIERPGDLAAVLTALQPGDVLFIDEIHRLHRSIEEVLYPAMEDFCLDIVIGKGPSARSVRLDLPPFTLVGATTRAGALSAPLRDRFGVLSRLEYYTVDQLSAIVERTAEVFEVEIDSLAALEIARRARGTPRIANRLLRRVRDFAQVRGNGTVTMEITQMALELLQVDKLGLDHIDHKLLLGIIEKFRGGPVGLETVSATIGEESHTIEDVYEPYLLQIGFLQRTPRGRIVTPLAYEHFGMEIPKA from the coding sequence ATGGACGAACGTCTCCTTTCAGGGGAATCTGCATATGAAGATTCGGATTTAGAATATTCATTACGGCCACAGACGCTCCGTCAGTATATTGGCCAAGATAAAGCGAAACATAATTTAGAAGTATTTATTGAAGCGGCGAAAATGCGTGAAGAAACGTTAGATCACGTGCTTTTATATGGACCACCAGGTCTTGGTAAAACGACGCTTGCGAATATTATTGCAAATGAGATGGGCGTTAATGTTAGAACAACTTCAGGTCCGGCAATTGAAAGACCAGGAGATTTAGCTGCTGTATTAACAGCGCTTCAGCCAGGGGATGTATTATTTATTGATGAAATTCATCGTTTGCATAGATCAATTGAAGAAGTATTGTATCCTGCGATGGAAGACTTTTGTCTTGATATCGTAATTGGAAAAGGGCCTTCAGCACGTTCTGTACGCTTAGATTTACCGCCATTTACATTAGTTGGAGCAACGACACGTGCTGGAGCATTATCGGCACCGCTTCGTGACCGCTTCGGTGTACTTTCAAGGTTAGAGTACTACACAGTAGATCAGCTTTCTGCGATTGTTGAACGTACAGCAGAAGTATTTGAAGTTGAAATCGATTCGTTAGCTGCATTAGAAATTGCAAGACGTGCTCGTGGTACACCTCGTATTGCGAATCGTCTTTTAAGACGTGTACGTGATTTCGCACAAGTTCGTGGTAACGGAACGGTTACGATGGAAATTACGCAAATGGCATTAGAGCTACTGCAAGTAGATAAATTAGGTCTAGATCATATTGATCATAAATTACTGCTTGGTATTATTGAGAAATTCCGTGGTGGTCCAGTTGGGTTAGAAACGGTTTCAGCAACAATTGGAGAAGAATCTCATACAATTGAAGATGTGTATGAGCCGTATTTATTACAAATTGGCTTTTTACAACGAACGCCACGGGGCCGAATTGTAACGCCGCTTGCGTATGAACATTTCGGAATGGAGATACCAAAAGCATGA
- the ruvA gene encoding Holliday junction DNA helicase RuvA: MFEYVTGYVEHVGPEYVVIDHNGIGYQIFTPNPYVFQRSKQEIRVYTYHYVREDIMALYGFKTREERLLFTKLLGVSGIGPKGALAILASGQTGQVVQAIEHEDEKFLVKFPGVGKKTARQMILDLKGKLADVVPDAFVDLFSDTERFDEKKGSSAELDEALEALRALGYAEREVSRVVPELLKESLTTDQYIKKALSLLLNGKR; the protein is encoded by the coding sequence TTGTTTGAATATGTTACAGGTTACGTGGAGCATGTAGGGCCGGAATATGTCGTAATTGATCATAATGGAATTGGTTATCAAATTTTCACACCGAATCCGTATGTATTTCAAAGAAGTAAGCAAGAAATCCGTGTCTATACATATCATTATGTGAGAGAAGATATTATGGCACTTTACGGGTTTAAAACACGTGAAGAGCGTTTATTATTTACAAAGTTGTTAGGCGTGTCCGGCATTGGGCCAAAAGGCGCTCTTGCAATTTTAGCTTCTGGTCAAACAGGACAGGTCGTTCAAGCGATTGAGCATGAAGATGAGAAGTTTTTAGTGAAATTCCCAGGCGTCGGAAAGAAAACAGCACGCCAAATGATTTTAGATTTAAAAGGAAAATTAGCAGATGTCGTACCAGATGCATTTGTTGATTTATTCTCAGATACAGAACGTTTTGATGAGAAGAAAGGTTCATCAGCGGAGCTTGATGAGGCACTGGAAGCTCTGCGCGCACTTGGATACGCAGAACGCGAGGTTTCTCGCGTTGTACCAGAGTTATTAAAAGAATCATTAACGACGGATCAGTATATTAAAAAGGCACTTAGTCTTTTACTAAATGGTAAGAGGTGA
- a CDS encoding iron-hydroxamate ABC transporter substrate-binding protein encodes MKRKLFILFTIMLVVLSIVGCSSQKEESKVKEQPKTKVVKHAKGEATIPVNPKRIVDLSGSTEELLLLGHKPVGTANTYKDKIQNHLTDKLDGVKAVGWYWAPKVDLEAVTALKPDLIILNNRQLKIYDQLEKVAPTVVLETNLEDWRGKFKEVGKLFDEEKKADKWIADYDKKADSLSKKIKEKTKDENFMFVAVTPQNFRVYGSFGYGDIIFNDLKLPATKGTDLKQTMAQVSLEGLVAFQPDQMFIVNFGGEADKVYEDYKNSAVWKDNKAVKNNHVYEVSNEVFNTKAFNPIGKDMLIDEIAKEILAKNK; translated from the coding sequence ATGAAACGTAAACTATTTATTTTATTTACTATTATGCTTGTTGTTCTTTCTATCGTTGGATGTTCTTCTCAAAAAGAAGAATCGAAAGTAAAAGAACAACCGAAAACAAAAGTTGTAAAACATGCTAAAGGTGAAGCTACAATTCCAGTAAATCCAAAGAGAATTGTTGACTTATCTGGATCAACAGAAGAACTATTACTTCTTGGACACAAACCTGTTGGTACAGCAAATACATATAAAGATAAAATCCAAAATCATTTAACAGACAAGTTAGATGGAGTAAAAGCAGTTGGTTGGTACTGGGCACCTAAAGTTGATTTAGAAGCTGTTACTGCTTTAAAACCAGACTTAATTATTTTAAACAACCGTCAATTAAAAATTTATGATCAACTAGAAAAAGTTGCACCTACAGTTGTTCTAGAAACAAACTTAGAAGACTGGCGTGGTAAGTTTAAAGAAGTAGGTAAGCTATTTGACGAAGAGAAGAAAGCAGACAAATGGATTGCAGACTACGATAAGAAAGCAGACTCTTTATCTAAAAAAATTAAAGAGAAAACAAAAGATGAGAACTTTATGTTCGTTGCAGTTACACCGCAAAACTTCCGTGTATACGGCAGCTTCGGATACGGTGACATCATCTTTAACGACTTAAAACTTCCTGCAACAAAAGGTACGGATTTAAAACAAACAATGGCGCAAGTATCACTAGAAGGCCTAGTTGCATTCCAGCCTGACCAAATGTTTATTGTAAACTTTGGCGGCGAAGCTGATAAAGTTTACGAAGACTACAAAAATAGTGCTGTTTGGAAAGACAATAAAGCGGTTAAGAACAATCACGTATATGAAGTATCAAATGAAGTCTTCAATACGAAAGCATTCAATCCAATTGGAAAAGATATGCTAATTGATGAAATCGCAAAAGAAATTTTAGCTAAGAATAAATAA
- a CDS encoding BofC C-terminal domain-containing protein, with protein MKWILIAMQAFVMMFCFVYGTNAKAEGPVPEVTEKEPEVTILLERMYVDGEVSEEILTEKVAYLEKFLQQYKEWQLVDRDDVQIVLQKKVDDISPLLKTSGYFGVSEEGILQIFKGVPKSDNAIHSFFQIDMKKLESYERAKLKRGIRIKSKEGFVKTIEKMKQYAVQNKKKSSSW; from the coding sequence ATGAAATGGATACTGATTGCGATGCAAGCTTTCGTTATGATGTTTTGTTTCGTTTATGGAACGAATGCGAAGGCGGAAGGGCCAGTACCAGAAGTAACGGAAAAAGAACCTGAGGTTACAATTTTATTAGAGCGTATGTATGTTGATGGCGAAGTAAGCGAAGAAATACTTACAGAAAAAGTGGCGTATTTAGAAAAGTTTTTACAGCAATATAAAGAATGGCAACTTGTTGATCGTGATGATGTACAAATTGTATTGCAAAAGAAAGTTGATGATATTTCTCCGTTATTGAAAACAAGTGGATATTTTGGTGTTTCAGAGGAAGGGATATTACAAATTTTCAAAGGTGTGCCGAAAAGTGATAATGCGATCCATTCTTTCTTTCAAATTGATATGAAAAAGCTTGAGAGTTATGAGCGTGCGAAATTGAAACGTGGTATTCGTATCAAATCAAAAGAAGGTTTTGTGAAGACGATTGAAAAAATGAAACAATACGCAGTGCAAAATAAGAAAAAAAGCAGCTCATGGTGA
- a CDS encoding YhcN/YlaJ family sporulation lipoprotein, producing the protein MNTKVKVIAASLLVTSALAACGTPKDNNAMDGRNYNYERTSYNDTHQYRDNVTRNDRYTDYVTYRNGRNDTGYNNYYRDVNYNGQIANPHPTRNITMNNSYINNDGKTAERITNRVKRMNNVDRVSTVVYGNDVAIAVKPRNPVSNETALANEVRQAVANEVGNRNVYVSVRNDMFTRVDAMSTRLRNGTVTNDFNRDIVNMFRDIRYGLTGTVR; encoded by the coding sequence TTGAATACGAAAGTAAAAGTAATTGCTGCTTCTTTGTTAGTTACCAGTGCATTAGCTGCATGTGGTACACCAAAAGATAACAATGCAATGGATGGACGTAACTACAATTACGAGCGTACATCTTATAATGATACACACCAGTATCGTGATAATGTAACGCGTAATGATCGTTATACAGATTATGTAACATATAGAAATGGTCGTAACGATACAGGATATAATAATTATTACCGCGATGTAAATTACAATGGACAAATTGCTAATCCACATCCAACACGTAATATTACAATGAACAATTCATACATTAACAATGATGGTAAAACAGCAGAAAGAATTACAAATCGTGTGAAACGTATGAATAACGTAGACCGTGTGTCTACAGTTGTATATGGAAACGATGTAGCGATTGCGGTAAAACCACGTAATCCAGTATCGAATGAAACAGCGCTTGCAAATGAAGTTCGTCAAGCTGTTGCAAATGAAGTTGGAAACAGAAACGTATATGTTTCTGTAAGAAATGATATGTTTACTCGTGTCGATGCAATGAGTACTCGTCTACGTAACGGTACAGTTACAAACGATTTTAATCGTGACATAGTGAATATGTTCCGAGACATTCGTTACGGTTTAACTGGTACAGTACGATAG
- the nadA gene encoding quinolinate synthase NadA, with protein MSILEQVQPIETMLPERYYTMSTEDMEKRVREIKEKMGKMLFIPGHHYQKDEVVQFSDAAGDSLQLAQVAASNKDAKYIVFCGVHFMAETADMLTTDDQVVILPDMRAGCSMADMADIEQTERAWKELKKLFGDTMIPLTYVNSTAAIKAFCGRNGGATVTSSNAKQMVSWAFTQKERLVFLPDQHLGRNTAYDLGIPLDKMAVWDPHTDSLEYDGDIEEIQVILWKGHCSVHQNFTVKNIESVRKNHPDMNIIVHPECCYEVVAASDYAGSTKYIIDMIESAPSGSKWAIGTEMNLVNRIIQQHPDKEIVSLNPFMCPCLTMNRIDLPHLLWVLETIERGAEINVISVDKQVTAEAVLALNRMLERV; from the coding sequence ATGAGTATTTTAGAACAAGTACAGCCAATTGAAACGATGTTACCAGAGCGTTATTACACGATGTCAACGGAAGATATGGAAAAGCGTGTTCGTGAAATTAAAGAGAAGATGGGGAAAATGTTATTCATTCCAGGGCATCATTATCAAAAAGATGAAGTGGTACAATTTTCAGATGCAGCAGGGGATTCACTTCAGCTTGCGCAAGTTGCAGCTAGCAATAAAGACGCAAAATATATTGTGTTTTGCGGGGTGCACTTTATGGCGGAAACAGCAGATATGTTAACGACAGATGATCAAGTTGTCATCTTACCAGATATGCGTGCAGGTTGTTCGATGGCGGATATGGCAGATATTGAACAAACAGAAAGAGCATGGAAAGAGCTAAAGAAATTATTTGGAGATACGATGATTCCGTTAACATATGTGAACTCTACAGCTGCAATTAAAGCGTTTTGTGGTCGTAACGGAGGAGCAACAGTAACTTCTTCTAATGCAAAGCAAATGGTATCTTGGGCGTTTACTCAAAAAGAACGTCTCGTCTTTTTACCAGACCAACATTTAGGAAGAAATACAGCGTACGATTTAGGTATCCCGTTAGATAAAATGGCAGTATGGGACCCACACACAGATTCATTAGAGTACGATGGGGATATAGAAGAAATTCAAGTGATTTTATGGAAAGGGCATTGTTCTGTTCATCAAAATTTTACAGTGAAGAACATTGAGAGCGTACGAAAAAATCATCCTGATATGAATATTATTGTACATCCAGAATGTTGCTATGAAGTTGTAGCTGCTTCAGATTATGCAGGCTCAACGAAGTATATTATTGATATGATTGAATCAGCGCCATCTGGTAGCAAATGGGCGATTGGTACAGAAATGAATTTAGTGAACCGAATTATTCAGCAACATCCAGATAAAGAAATTGTTTCACTTAATCCATTTATGTGTCCATGCTTAACGATGAACCGAATTGATCTGCCTCACTTATTATGGGTACTTGAAACGATAGAAAGAGGAGCAGAAATTAACGTTATTAGCGTAGATAAACAAGTAACGGCAGAAGCGGTTCTTGCCTTAAATCGTATGTTAGAGCGTGTGTAA